In one Chitinophaga sancti genomic region, the following are encoded:
- a CDS encoding RBBP9/YdeN family alpha/beta hydrolase, whose amino-acid sequence MEEVQVLTAPGLNGSGPHHWQTIWENMPGFKRIEQNNWDQPELNDWIKNIEDAVSKAGPDVVIAAHSLGCLALAHWAQHTKLKIRGALLVAPPDADRTDFPNEAKSFAPAPLQPLPFKSIVVSSTNDQFASLQRQKTYANAWGSRFVNLGEAGHINAESNLGEWENGQTLVEELVRNWETL is encoded by the coding sequence ATGGAAGAAGTACAGGTTTTAACTGCTCCGGGGTTGAACGGATCAGGCCCGCATCACTGGCAAACCATTTGGGAGAACATGCCAGGTTTTAAGAGAATAGAACAGAACAACTGGGATCAACCCGAACTAAATGACTGGATCAAAAACATCGAAGATGCCGTATCCAAAGCCGGACCTGATGTGGTGATCGCAGCACACTCCCTGGGATGCCTCGCCCTTGCTCACTGGGCACAGCATACGAAACTGAAGATCCGTGGGGCATTGCTGGTAGCTCCGCCAGATGCAGACCGGACTGATTTCCCGAATGAAGCAAAGAGCTTCGCTCCTGCGCCTTTACAACCATTGCCTTTTAAAAGTATTGTGGTGTCAAGCACAAATGATCAGTTTGCGAGCCTGCAACGGCAAAAGACCTATGCTAATGCGTGGGGCAGCCGCTTTGTGAACCTGGGAGAAGCCGGGCATATCAATGCGGAGAGTAATTTAGGGGAATGG
- a CDS encoding ABC transporter permease, with protein sequence MITNSIKVAWRNLFHNRLFSVLNIFGLAMGLTIAILLSLYIIQERSFDAVPQQERIFRYLSHVTFDGTKSTWSGVPNRVGPTVQEHIPEVELSARTVLNDFGENANFSIGDNTFIEDRMYWADPDITRIFDLHFIYGDGVTALKEPNSIIISASKARQYFGKDNPLNKTILYNRRQALKVTGVYEDLPANSTFDATVIGTFSASNFMNLTWDNNSFETWIRLSNASARKKVEEFLPKMIYDYVSKEGTYYTLSLQPLKEVHFNSDVENTYSKRLGDPNQLRQLIYLALALLLMAAINYMNLATARAQQRSKEVGIRKTLGVSRKGLIAKFYAETAVLTFIAIICGLILAILAVPLFNALSGKTLMYTTLMHPVFLVGIPVLWLTVTLIAGLYPALVLSSYSPIEALRKQRIPRSAPVIFRHALVVLQFSASIILIVGVIVMNVQMKFISQRKLGYNPENVMAIRMNSIKNNDEFDALKNKMSAVNATLSFAVAQAFPGKGENTRTLHKTAEDKQGAMVSCNYIQGDITGVLQLKLLAGRMIKDHQRGDTTSNGDGKWEVVLNKAALDYLGLSPQDAIGRNVMAEIGNNTTIVGVVDNFNFSSLHSPVAPYYFSNSWAGLRYILVRFKTGNLRETVQQYEKAYKEVMPEGAFDYTFLDSHLKTLYQADEQMAKMLTAFSLLAILVGCLGLFGLTTFTAEKRTKEIGVRKVLGATVPSLVRLLCTELVRLVLIAFVIACPLAYWGFGKWLQNFAYRIDLQWWMFGLGGLMAFVIALLTVSTQAIRAAIVNPVHSLRNE encoded by the coding sequence ATGATTACAAATTCCATTAAAGTTGCGTGGCGCAACCTGTTTCACAACAGGCTATTCAGCGTTCTGAATATTTTCGGTCTGGCCATGGGCCTTACGATTGCTATTCTTCTCTCCCTTTACATTATCCAGGAGCGTTCTTTTGACGCTGTTCCCCAGCAGGAACGTATTTTCCGATACCTGTCGCATGTGACATTTGATGGTACTAAGAGTACCTGGTCCGGTGTGCCTAACCGGGTAGGCCCTACTGTGCAGGAGCATATTCCAGAGGTAGAATTATCGGCCCGCACGGTGCTCAACGATTTCGGTGAAAATGCGAACTTCAGTATAGGAGACAATACATTTATTGAAGACAGGATGTATTGGGCGGATCCTGATATCACCCGGATTTTTGACCTCCACTTTATATATGGCGACGGCGTGACCGCCCTGAAAGAACCTAATTCCATTATTATCTCTGCGTCAAAGGCCAGGCAGTACTTTGGAAAGGACAATCCATTGAACAAAACGATCCTGTACAATCGCAGGCAGGCCTTAAAGGTGACCGGTGTATATGAAGACCTGCCGGCAAACAGTACTTTTGATGCCACGGTAATTGGTACTTTCAGTGCATCTAATTTTATGAACCTCACCTGGGATAATAACAGTTTTGAAACCTGGATCCGGCTCAGCAATGCCAGTGCCCGAAAAAAGGTGGAGGAGTTCTTGCCGAAAATGATCTACGATTATGTAAGCAAGGAAGGCACCTATTATACCCTGTCATTACAGCCCTTGAAGGAGGTCCATTTTAACAGCGATGTAGAGAACACATACAGTAAGCGATTGGGAGATCCGAACCAGCTCCGTCAGTTGATCTACCTGGCACTTGCCTTGCTGCTGATGGCAGCCATTAATTACATGAACCTGGCTACAGCCCGTGCGCAGCAACGCAGCAAAGAAGTAGGCATCCGCAAGACACTGGGCGTGAGCCGGAAAGGGCTGATCGCTAAGTTCTATGCAGAAACAGCTGTGCTGACCTTTATCGCTATTATTTGCGGGTTGATACTGGCTATTCTTGCCGTTCCATTATTCAATGCGCTGTCCGGGAAGACATTGATGTATACTACTTTAATGCACCCCGTATTTTTGGTGGGTATACCGGTGTTGTGGCTAACTGTTACCCTGATAGCTGGATTGTATCCCGCCCTGGTCCTCTCTTCCTATTCCCCGATTGAAGCCCTGAGAAAGCAGCGCATTCCCCGTTCTGCGCCGGTTATTTTCCGGCATGCGCTGGTCGTGTTGCAGTTCAGTGCCAGCATCATTCTTATTGTAGGGGTGATCGTGATGAATGTACAGATGAAATTTATCAGCCAGCGTAAACTGGGGTATAACCCGGAGAATGTAATGGCGATCCGGATGAATTCTATTAAGAATAATGATGAATTTGATGCGTTGAAAAATAAAATGAGTGCGGTGAATGCTACGCTGTCATTCGCTGTGGCACAGGCTTTTCCCGGGAAGGGTGAAAATACCCGTACACTGCATAAGACCGCTGAGGATAAACAGGGTGCGATGGTCTCCTGCAATTATATACAGGGAGATATTACAGGTGTATTACAGTTAAAACTATTGGCCGGCAGGATGATAAAAGATCATCAGCGTGGGGATACCACATCGAATGGTGATGGGAAATGGGAGGTGGTATTAAACAAGGCGGCTTTGGATTACCTGGGGCTTAGTCCACAGGATGCCATTGGCAGAAATGTGATGGCGGAGATTGGCAATAATACGACGATAGTAGGGGTGGTAGATAATTTCAACTTTTCTTCCCTGCATTCCCCGGTTGCACCTTATTATTTCTCGAACTCATGGGCCGGGCTGCGATATATATTGGTACGTTTCAAAACGGGTAACCTGAGAGAGACGGTGCAGCAGTATGAGAAGGCGTATAAGGAAGTGATGCCGGAGGGCGCGTTTGATTATACGTTCCTGGATAGTCATTTAAAAACGTTGTACCAGGCAGATGAGCAGATGGCGAAAATGCTGACGGCATTTTCCCTGCTGGCGATATTGGTAGGCTGCCTGGGCTTGTTTGGACTTACGACCTTTACGGCAGAGAAGCGGACCAAGGAAATTGGCGTACGGAAAGTATTGGGGGCTACTGTGCCTTCGCTGGTAAGGTTGCTTTGTACGGAGTTGGTCAGGTTGGTGTTGATTGCTTTTGTTATTGCCTGTCCGCTGGCGTATTGGGGTTTTGGGAAGTGGTTGCAGAATTTTGCTTACCGGATAGATCTGCAGTGGTGGATGTTTGGGTTGGGGGGATTAATGGCTTTTGTCATAGCGTTGTTGACGGTATCTACACAGGCGATCAGGGCGGCGATTGTTAACCCGGTTCATTCGCTGAGGAACGAGTAA
- a CDS encoding transglutaminase domain-containing protein codes for MRPYQVGAFTLTLIMGCLLSLNTFSQDKIKFGKVDPKDFSKTGFEQDTGAHAVIISDVGEVTFESDRAEGIVLQFKRHTRIKIVDKNGYDAATVRIHYYKGESDEIKLKDIKATTYNLEGAQVVDTKMDSKSIFTDKIDKKGDVVKKFTLPAVKEGSIIEYTYTIISPYKMHLHSWQFQSTEYPTLYSRYEATVPEFYEYIFLRSGYVPVKEKKTQGSQSFTISYEEENSYGTKTGHTQFYNITSNTNIYKWEAENTPALREEDFTTSIWNHVSMIQFQLSAYRYPNQPVKPVLGTWGSLAEELNKSESFGESLGKNNPYLGDKVDELTKGIKDDTAKARRIYNYVRSNFTCTSHDDLYLSKSLKSVFSSHNGNDADINLLLVAMLRRAGLTAHPVILSTRENGVTYELYPLVSRFNYTVAALNTDSSWYFLDASEPYLGFGRLDYSAYNGHARILSPDVVPIDMDPNTLLQAKSTYVMLMGDSGKIKGSFSQKPTYYESCKMRADIVKNGKDAFFKPLTKGFSMETTLSNGEISDMDDYELPLQVKYDFEMTPDDAGMLYINPMLSEAYKSNPFKSLERRYPVEMPYLMDEIYTMNLIVPEGYTVEELPKSSMVKLNEEEGMFQYLIQQSDNTIQFRCRVKLNKAVFPSEDYATLRDFFDMIVKKQSEQIVLKKKA; via the coding sequence ATGCGACCATACCAAGTCGGAGCGTTTACCCTCACCCTTATCATGGGTTGTCTATTGTCACTGAATACCTTTTCCCAGGACAAAATTAAGTTTGGAAAAGTTGATCCTAAAGATTTCAGCAAAACTGGTTTTGAGCAGGATACCGGTGCCCATGCGGTTATTATATCTGATGTCGGGGAAGTCACTTTCGAATCAGACCGGGCTGAGGGCATCGTTTTACAGTTCAAACGCCATACCCGCATTAAGATCGTGGACAAGAACGGCTACGATGCTGCCACCGTCAGGATCCACTATTACAAAGGGGAATCAGACGAAATAAAACTGAAGGACATCAAAGCAACTACCTATAACCTGGAAGGGGCCCAGGTGGTAGATACGAAGATGGACAGCAAAAGCATTTTCACAGATAAGATTGATAAAAAGGGCGATGTGGTGAAGAAATTCACCCTGCCTGCCGTGAAAGAAGGGAGTATCATTGAATACACATATACCATCATTTCCCCTTATAAAATGCACCTGCATTCCTGGCAGTTCCAGAGCACGGAGTACCCGACCTTGTACAGCAGGTATGAGGCAACGGTACCAGAGTTCTACGAGTACATCTTCCTGCGATCCGGTTATGTGCCGGTGAAGGAAAAAAAGACACAGGGGAGTCAGTCCTTTACTATCTCTTATGAAGAGGAGAATTCTTATGGTACCAAAACCGGTCATACGCAGTTTTACAACATCACTTCCAATACCAATATATATAAATGGGAAGCGGAAAATACACCTGCGCTGCGGGAGGAAGACTTCACCACCAGTATCTGGAACCACGTGTCTATGATCCAGTTCCAGTTATCTGCTTACAGGTATCCTAACCAGCCGGTAAAACCGGTATTAGGTACCTGGGGAAGCCTGGCGGAAGAATTGAACAAGTCTGAATCATTTGGAGAGAGCCTGGGTAAAAACAATCCTTACCTGGGTGACAAGGTAGATGAACTGACCAAAGGGATCAAGGATGATACGGCAAAGGCGCGCCGCATATACAATTATGTAAGAAGTAATTTTACCTGTACCAGTCATGATGACCTGTACCTGTCTAAATCACTGAAATCTGTTTTCTCTTCTCATAACGGGAATGATGCGGATATTAACCTGCTGCTGGTGGCGATGCTGCGGAGGGCTGGCCTGACTGCACACCCGGTGATCCTGAGCACCCGTGAAAATGGGGTGACTTACGAACTGTACCCGCTGGTGAGCCGCTTTAATTATACCGTTGCAGCACTGAACACTGATTCTTCCTGGTACTTCCTGGATGCCTCCGAACCTTACCTGGGTTTTGGCCGCCTGGATTATTCTGCATATAACGGGCATGCAAGGATCCTGTCTCCGGATGTGGTTCCGATTGACATGGATCCAAATACCCTGCTGCAGGCCAAGAGTACTTATGTGATGCTGATGGGGGATAGTGGTAAGATCAAGGGCTCTTTTTCCCAGAAGCCAACTTATTACGAATCCTGCAAAATGAGAGCGGATATTGTAAAGAATGGCAAGGATGCCTTCTTTAAACCATTGACGAAAGGCTTCTCTATGGAAACCACGCTTTCCAACGGGGAAATCAGTGATATGGATGATTACGAACTGCCATTGCAGGTGAAGTATGACTTTGAAATGACGCCGGACGATGCAGGGATGCTGTACATCAACCCGATGTTATCCGAAGCCTATAAAAGCAACCCGTTCAAGTCGCTGGAGCGTCGTTACCCTGTGGAAATGCCTTACCTGATGGACGAAATTTATACCATGAACCTGATTGTTCCCGAAGGCTATACAGTGGAAGAACTGCCTAAATCATCCATGGTAAAACTGAATGAAGAAGAAGGCATGTTCCAGTACCTGATTCAGCAAAGTGATAATACTATCCAGTTCCGTTGCCGGGTGAAGCTGAACAAGGCCGTGTTCCCATCAGAAGACTATGCGACCCTTCGCGACTTCTTTGATATGATCGTGAAAAAACAATCCGAACAAATTGTACTGAAAAAGAAAGCATAA
- a CDS encoding DUF3857 domain-containing transglutaminase family protein codes for MFYKSFGLALLLFGHLMPSQAKDPEYPAITIPANLKEKAHAVKRLEELSVKLVNPGEVRVTRHYVITVLDAKGDKYASIHEYYNKLRDVRTIKGRLIDQLGFEVSKMKQSDVSDVSGVGDQALMSDTRYKLYSFNYKVYPYTVDIETEVRYNHAFYLPDWMPQEDENYAVEQSKLVVTVPADYTLRYKAFRYTGEPVQATEKDSHTYTWEVKGMTAMPEEDYVAEDYDRTTTVMLAPSSFEMQDYKGTMNSWEEMGHFIYTLNQGRDLLPDNIKKTVHELTDGKSEKEKIEILYRYLQQHTRYILITLGIGGLQTFDANSVATKGYGDCKALSNYMVALLKEAGVQANYVLVQAGDTNTQLVEDFPSTQFNHMIACVPGKKDTTWLECTSNTLPVGYLSSFTAGRPVLVVADKGSALVRTPTYGMDQNQRLRRIAATVSETGDMQVKINTHSTALQQDYAQEMIHSLSHDKILEKLRNDHLLPSYDVNKYEAKEINGAVPAVDEEMEINAHSYATVSGKRMFLEPNLLSKVSSKLESAEVRMSPVNIYSPFIKVDTVVITIPAGYTPESVPQPVTVKSNFGEYTSGITVKDNQIVFTRRYCNKAGIFPASEWVNFAAFNNAVYKADRARVVLVKQ; via the coding sequence ATGTTCTATAAATCCTTTGGACTGGCCCTTTTACTCTTTGGACACCTGATGCCTTCGCAGGCAAAGGACCCGGAGTACCCGGCCATAACCATACCTGCTAACCTGAAAGAAAAAGCACATGCCGTAAAGCGCCTGGAAGAGCTGAGCGTGAAACTCGTCAATCCCGGGGAGGTACGGGTAACCCGGCATTATGTCATCACTGTGCTGGATGCTAAGGGCGATAAGTATGCCAGCATTCACGAATACTACAACAAGCTGAGAGATGTACGCACTATCAAAGGCCGACTGATTGATCAGCTGGGATTTGAGGTGTCTAAGATGAAGCAGAGCGATGTTTCTGATGTGAGTGGGGTCGGTGACCAGGCATTGATGTCAGATACACGGTATAAACTCTATAGTTTTAATTACAAAGTATATCCGTATACGGTAGATATTGAAACAGAGGTGCGGTATAACCATGCGTTTTACCTGCCGGACTGGATGCCCCAGGAAGATGAAAACTACGCGGTGGAACAATCTAAACTGGTGGTGACGGTACCTGCTGATTATACGCTCCGCTATAAGGCATTCCGGTATACAGGTGAGCCGGTGCAGGCAACAGAAAAGGATAGCCATACTTATACCTGGGAAGTGAAGGGGATGACAGCCATGCCGGAAGAGGATTATGTGGCGGAAGATTATGACAGAACGACAACGGTGATGCTGGCACCTTCCAGTTTTGAGATGCAGGATTATAAGGGTACTATGAATAGCTGGGAAGAGATGGGGCACTTTATTTATACCCTTAACCAGGGGCGTGACCTGCTGCCGGACAATATTAAAAAGACCGTGCATGAGCTGACTGATGGTAAGTCTGAAAAAGAAAAAATAGAGATCCTTTACCGCTATTTACAGCAACACACCCGTTATATCCTCATCACGCTGGGTATTGGGGGGTTGCAGACCTTTGATGCCAATTCTGTGGCGACTAAGGGGTATGGCGATTGTAAGGCACTGTCTAATTATATGGTAGCGCTGCTGAAGGAAGCCGGTGTACAGGCCAACTACGTGCTGGTGCAGGCGGGAGATACGAATACGCAGCTGGTAGAAGATTTTCCCAGTACGCAGTTCAACCACATGATTGCCTGCGTACCTGGTAAAAAGGATACGACCTGGCTGGAATGTACGAGCAATACCTTACCGGTGGGATACCTGAGCAGTTTTACGGCAGGCAGACCTGTACTGGTAGTCGCTGATAAAGGAAGTGCACTGGTACGTACCCCTACTTATGGGATGGATCAGAATCAGCGGCTGCGCCGTATTGCAGCAACGGTGTCAGAGACGGGCGATATGCAGGTGAAAATCAATACGCATTCTACTGCTTTGCAACAGGATTATGCGCAGGAGATGATCCATTCATTATCACACGACAAAATATTGGAGAAGCTGCGCAATGATCATTTATTGCCCAGTTATGATGTCAATAAATATGAGGCGAAGGAAATAAATGGAGCAGTACCTGCTGTTGACGAGGAAATGGAAATCAACGCGCATAGTTATGCAACGGTGAGTGGCAAACGCATGTTCCTGGAACCGAACCTGCTGAGTAAGGTCAGTTCCAAACTGGAAAGTGCAGAAGTGCGTATGTCGCCTGTCAATATTTATTCTCCATTTATAAAGGTGGATACGGTGGTGATCACTATTCCTGCGGGGTATACGCCTGAATCAGTACCGCAGCCTGTGACTGTGAAGAGTAACTTTGGTGAATATACGTCTGGCATTACAGTGAAAGATAACCAGATCGTGTTTACAAGGCGTTATTGTAATAAGGCGGGTATTTTCCCGGCCAGTGAGTGGGTAAACTTTGCGGCGTTTAACAATGCGGTTTACAAGGCGGATAGAGCGAGGGTGGTGCTGGTGAAACAATAA
- the queG gene encoding tRNA epoxyqueuosine(34) reductase QueG codes for MQSVETHTAYIKAQAADLGFDHCGIARAVQLEDDARRLETWLNKGMHGTMKYMENHFDKRIDPRKLVDNAQSVITLLLNYYPPEQQVPDAPRISKYAYGKDYHEVIKAKLNTLLARMQETIGEVSGRGFVDSAPVLERAWAQRSGLGWLGKNGNLIHKQKGSFFFIATLITDLPLVYDNPVGDYCGSCTKCLDACPTGALVAPGVVDGSRCISYYTIELKELLIPEKMQGQFDNWMFGCDTCQDVCPWNRFSQPNQTLEFTPIPEILNFSSKDWEELTEEEFKRIFKHSPMKRSKFAGIRRNLNFLEK; via the coding sequence ATGCAATCGGTAGAAACACATACAGCCTACATAAAGGCACAGGCAGCGGATTTGGGCTTTGATCACTGTGGGATAGCGCGTGCCGTGCAGCTGGAAGACGATGCCAGGAGGCTGGAAACCTGGCTGAACAAGGGAATGCATGGAACCATGAAGTACATGGAAAATCATTTTGACAAGCGGATCGATCCCAGGAAACTAGTTGACAATGCCCAATCGGTGATTACACTCCTGCTGAATTATTACCCCCCGGAACAACAGGTACCGGATGCACCCAGGATTTCAAAATACGCTTACGGTAAGGATTACCACGAGGTGATCAAGGCCAAACTGAACACCCTGCTGGCCAGGATGCAGGAGACGATCGGCGAGGTGAGCGGGCGTGGCTTTGTAGATTCGGCCCCCGTACTCGAAAGGGCCTGGGCACAACGAAGCGGGCTGGGTTGGCTGGGCAAAAACGGGAACCTCATCCACAAACAAAAAGGATCCTTCTTTTTTATTGCCACCTTAATTACGGATCTCCCGTTGGTGTATGATAATCCCGTGGGAGATTATTGCGGCTCCTGTACCAAATGCCTGGATGCCTGTCCTACCGGGGCATTGGTGGCACCCGGGGTGGTGGATGGAAGTCGTTGTATTTCTTATTACACAATAGAATTGAAGGAACTATTGATCCCTGAGAAAATGCAGGGGCAGTTTGATAACTGGATGTTTGGATGCGATACCTGCCAGGACGTGTGTCCATGGAATAGGTTCTCGCAACCGAACCAGACCCTGGAATTTACGCCGATACCTGAAATCCTCAATTTCTCTTCGAAGGATTGGGAAGAGTTGACGGAGGAAGAGTTCAAAAGGATCTTTAAACATTCACCCATGAAACGATCGAAATTCGCCGGGATCAGGAGGAATCTAAATTTCCTGGAGAAGTAA
- the clpB gene encoding ATP-dependent chaperone ClpB, protein MNLNNFTIKSQEILQKAQQLAFNHQQQAIETGHLLKALLNDEESAIEYLLKKNDVNTNFLAARIDDQINKYAKASGEAGQVLSRDANNAMLRAGSSIKEFKDEFVSVEHLLLGLLGGSDDTAKLLKDAGLTEKGLKAAILELRKGSTVNSQTGGNQYNSLQKYAKNLNELAQAGKLDPVIGRDEEIRRTLHILSRRSKNNPILVGEPGVGKTAIVEGLAHRIINGDVPDNLKSKIIYALDMGSLMAGAKYRGEFEERLKAVIKEVTESDGQLILFIDEIHTLVGAGAMEGAMDAANILKPALARGELRAIGATTLNEYQKYFEKDKALERRFQKVMVDEPDVEDAISILRGLKERYESHHHVLIRDEAIIAAVELSHRYITDRFLPDKAIDLIDESAAKLRLEMNSMPEELDELERRIRQLEIEREAIKRENDEDKLRELNGEIARLGEQRSTFKAKWQEEKEIVDKLQNAKAEIENLKQEAEQAERNGEYGRVAEIRYGKVKEQEELIAKYTEELNSMSTDNKRLLKEEVDAEDIAENVAKATGIPVHRMMQSERDKLLKLEDELHKRVVGQEEAIIAVSDAIRRSRAGLQDPKKPIGSFIFLGTTGVGKTELAKALAEYLFDDDNMMTRIDMSEYQEKHAVSRLVGAPPGYVGYDEGGQLTEAVRRKPYSVVLLDEIEKAHPDVFNILLQVLDDGRLTDNKGRVVNFKNTIIIMTSNMGSNIIQENFEKIDERNREAVVESTKAEVMNLLKQTIRPEFLNRVDEVIMFQPLLRNEIKGIINIQLQQLKDMVAQNGMILEFSDYALEYLAVQGYDPTFGARPLKRLIQKEIINLLSKKILAGDIDKSKPVLVDVFDGVVVIRNKNGVTA, encoded by the coding sequence ATGAATCTTAACAACTTCACCATTAAATCGCAGGAAATACTGCAAAAGGCCCAGCAGCTGGCTTTCAATCACCAGCAGCAGGCCATCGAAACAGGGCACTTGCTGAAGGCATTGCTTAATGATGAGGAGAGTGCAATTGAATACCTGCTGAAAAAGAACGATGTCAACACAAATTTTCTGGCTGCCAGGATAGACGACCAGATCAATAAATATGCGAAAGCAAGCGGTGAGGCCGGACAGGTACTGAGCCGTGATGCGAATAATGCCATGCTGAGAGCTGGTAGCAGCATCAAAGAATTTAAGGACGAGTTTGTAAGTGTGGAGCACCTGTTGCTCGGACTGCTGGGTGGCAGTGATGATACGGCCAAACTGCTGAAAGATGCAGGATTGACAGAGAAGGGTTTGAAAGCGGCGATCTTGGAACTGAGAAAAGGTAGTACGGTGAACTCCCAGACGGGGGGGAACCAGTACAATTCTTTGCAGAAATACGCGAAGAACCTGAATGAACTGGCGCAGGCCGGGAAACTGGACCCTGTGATTGGTCGTGATGAGGAGATCAGGCGTACGCTGCACATCCTGTCAAGAAGGTCCAAGAACAACCCTATCCTGGTGGGTGAACCGGGTGTAGGTAAAACTGCGATCGTAGAGGGGCTGGCACACCGTATTATAAACGGAGATGTGCCTGATAACCTGAAATCAAAGATCATTTATGCGCTGGATATGGGTAGCCTGATGGCAGGTGCCAAATACCGCGGTGAATTTGAAGAAAGGCTGAAAGCGGTGATCAAGGAAGTGACGGAGAGTGACGGACAGCTGATCCTCTTTATCGATGAGATCCATACCCTGGTAGGTGCCGGTGCGATGGAAGGCGCGATGGACGCGGCGAACATCCTGAAACCAGCGTTGGCCCGTGGCGAATTGCGTGCAATTGGTGCGACCACCCTGAATGAATACCAGAAATATTTTGAGAAAGATAAAGCCCTGGAACGTCGTTTCCAGAAAGTAATGGTCGATGAGCCGGATGTGGAAGATGCGATCTCTATCCTCCGTGGTTTGAAAGAGCGTTACGAAAGCCATCACCATGTATTGATCAGGGATGAGGCGATCATAGCTGCCGTAGAATTGTCTCACAGGTACATTACAGACCGTTTCCTGCCTGATAAGGCAATTGACCTGATCGACGAGAGTGCGGCGAAATTAAGGCTGGAAATGAACTCTATGCCTGAAGAGCTGGATGAACTGGAAAGAAGGATCCGCCAGCTGGAAATTGAAAGGGAAGCGATCAAGCGGGAGAATGATGAAGACAAGCTGCGTGAACTGAATGGTGAAATTGCCAGGTTGGGAGAGCAGAGAAGTACTTTCAAGGCGAAATGGCAGGAAGAAAAAGAGATAGTAGACAAGCTGCAGAATGCGAAGGCAGAGATTGAAAACCTGAAGCAGGAAGCGGAGCAGGCGGAAAGGAACGGGGAATATGGCCGTGTGGCAGAGATCCGCTATGGTAAGGTGAAGGAGCAGGAAGAGCTGATAGCGAAATATACAGAAGAACTGAATAGCATGTCTACGGACAACAAGCGCCTGCTGAAGGAAGAAGTGGATGCGGAAGACATTGCGGAGAATGTGGCGAAAGCGACTGGTATTCCGGTACACAGGATGATGCAGAGTGAAAGGGATAAGTTGCTGAAACTGGAAGATGAGCTGCACAAGCGTGTGGTAGGACAGGAAGAAGCGATCATCGCGGTATCTGATGCGATCCGTCGTAGCCGGGCCGGTTTGCAGGATCCTAAAAAGCCGATCGGTTCCTTTATTTTCCTGGGTACAACCGGGGTCGGTAAGACGGAGTTGGCTAAGGCACTGGCAGAATACCTGTTCGACGATGATAACATGATGACCCGTATTGATATGAGTGAATACCAGGAAAAGCATGCGGTCAGCAGGCTGGTAGGAGCGCCTCCGGGATATGTGGGATATGATGAGGGAGGTCAGTTGACCGAAGCGGTGAGACGTAAGCCATATTCCGTAGTATTGCTGGATGAAATAGAGAAAGCGCACCCGGATGTATTCAATATCCTGCTGCAGGTGCTGGATGATGGGCGACTGACTGACAATAAGGGTCGTGTGGTGAACTTTAAGAACACCATCATCATTATGACGAGCAATATGGGTAGTAATATTATCCAGGAGAATTTTGAGAAGATAGATGAGCGGAACAGGGAAGCTGTGGTAGAAAGTACGAAGGCGGAAGTGATGAATTTGCTGAAGCAAACGATTCGGCCGGAGTTCTTAAACCGTGTGGATGAGGTGATTATGTTCCAGCCATTGTTGAGGAATGAAATTAAGGGAATAATTAACATACAGTTACAGCAGTTGAAGGACATGGTGGCACAGAATGGCATGATATTGGAATTCTCTGATTATGCATTGGAGTATCTGGCGGTGCAGGGTTATGACCCGACGTTTGGTGCCAGGCCGTTGAAGAGATTGATTCAGAAGGAGATCATCAATTTGCTGAGTAAGAAGATACTGGCTGGTGATATTGATAAGAGTAAGCCGGTGCTGGTGGATGTGTTTGATGGGGTAGTGGTGATCAGGAATAAGAATGGTGTGACGGCTTAA
- a CDS encoding nucleoside deaminase: protein MIGERERHFMSIAVNLSREGMEHGDGGPFGAIVVRGDEIVGRGWNKVLCTNDPTAHAEVSAIRDACQRLGTFQLHDCEIYTSCEPCPMCLGAIYWARPQRVYFANTKEDAANIDFDDSFIYNEIGIAHEDKRIPFIPFPTDEALKVFQDWQAKGDKTLY, encoded by the coding sequence ATGATAGGAGAAAGGGAAAGACACTTCATGTCCATTGCAGTTAACCTGAGTCGCGAAGGAATGGAGCATGGTGACGGCGGGCCTTTCGGGGCGATTGTAGTACGTGGGGATGAGATAGTGGGACGTGGGTGGAACAAGGTACTTTGTACGAATGATCCGACGGCGCATGCGGAAGTATCAGCAATACGTGATGCTTGTCAGCGGCTGGGAACATTTCAGTTGCATGATTGTGAAATATATACTTCCTGTGAGCCTTGCCCTATGTGCCTGGGAGCAATTTACTGGGCGCGGCCGCAAAGAGTGTATTTTGCTAATACCAAGGAAGATGCGGCGAATATTGATTTTGATGATTCTTTTATTTATAATGAAATAGGGATCGCTCATGAAGATAAGCGGATACCGTTTATTCCTTTCCCTACGGATGAAGCGCTGAAGGTGTTTCAGGACTGGCAGGCGAAGGGGGATAAGACATTGTATTAA